In one Cyclopterus lumpus isolate fCycLum1 chromosome 24, fCycLum1.pri, whole genome shotgun sequence genomic region, the following are encoded:
- the bmp2b gene encoding bone morphogenetic protein 2b encodes MVAVVRSFMVLLLAQVLLEGATGLIPEVGRRKYSESGKQTPERSESFLHDFELRLLTMFGLRRRPTPSKQAAVPQYMVDLYRMHSANGDHSAKRPKSMGKHAERAASKANTIRSFHHEESMEALSRLKGKTTQQFFFNLTSIPDDELITSAELRVYRDQVMGAAPPNNSSRNSSTTGDHGAPAGGIHRINIYEIFGVPQGREPLARLLDTRLVQDSLSRWESFDVSPAVSQWTSGKGRNHGFMVEVHHPEQGEMDGEHARRRSRHIRVSRSLHRDQDSWPQARPLLVTYGHDGRGDSVLHTREKRQAALRKQRRKHQHKASCKRHALYVDFSDVGWNEWIVAPPGYHAFYCQGECPFPLADHLNSTNHAIVQTLVNSVNSNIPRACCVPTDLSPISLLYLDEYEKVILKNYQDMVVEGCGCR; translated from the exons ATGGTCGCCGTGGTCCGCTCTTTCATGGTACTGCTGCTCGCTCAGGTGTTGCTGGAAGGTGCGACGGGACTTATCCCCGAGGTCGGCCGGAGGAAGTACAGCGAATCCGGGAAGCAGACCCCCGAGCGGTCGGAGAGCTTCCTCCACGACTTCGAGCTCCGGCTCCTCACCATGTTCGGACTGAGGCGCAGGCCGACCCCGAGCAAGCAAGCCGCGGTGCCGCAGTACATGGTGGATCTTTACCGCATGCACTCGGCGAACGGGGACCACAGCGCCAAGCGGCCCAAGAGCATGGGGAAGCACGCGGAGAGAGCCGCCAGCAAGGCCAACACGATTAGAAGCTTTCACCACGAAG AGTCCATGGAGGCCCTGTCCAGGCTGAAAGGTAAAACGACCCAGCAGTTCTTCTTCAACCTCACCTCCATCCCCGACGACGAGCTCATCACCTCCGCAGAGCTCCGCGTCTACAGGGATCAGGTCATGGGAGCTGCGCCCCCCAACAACAGCTCCAGAAACAGCAGCACTACTGGCGATCATGGCGCTCCGGCTGGTGGCATCCATCGCATCAACATTTATGAGATATTCGGAGTTCCTCAAGGTCGGGAACCCTTGGCGCGTCTGCTGGACACCCGGCTGGTGCAGGACTCTTTGAGCCGCTGGGAGAGCTTCGACGTCAGCCCCGCCGTGTCTCAGTGGACCTCTGGGAAAGGTCGCAACCACGGCTTCATGGTGGAGGTGCACCACCCAGAGCAAGGGGAGATGGACGGGGAGCACGCCCGGAGACGTAGTCGGCACATCAGGGTGAGCCGGTCCCTGCACCGGGACCAGGACTCGTGGCCTCAGGCTCGGCCTCTGCTGGTGACGTACGGCCACGACGGCCGCGGGGACTCGGTGCTGCACACGCGGGAAAAACGCCAGGCGGCGCTGCGCAAACAGCGCAGGAAGCACCAGCACAAGGCCAGCTGCAAGAGGCACGCCCTGTACGTGGACTTCAGCGACGTGGGGTGGAACGAGTGGATAGTGGCGCCGCCCGGGTACCACGCCTTTTATTGCCAAGGGGAATGTCCGTTCCCCCTGGCGGACCATCTCAATTCGACCAATCACGCCATCGTGCAGACGCTGGTGAACTCGGTGAACTCGAACATCCCCAGAGCCTGCTGCGTGCCCACCGACCTCAGCCCCATCTCCCTGCTCTACCTGGACGAATACGAGAAGGTCATCCTGAAAAACTACCAGGATATGGTGGTGGAGGGATGTGGCTGCCGGTGA